The window GCTGTGAAGGGGGTGTTGCTCCTGGCGGGAAGCGGGGTGGGGCTTCTGCCCGTGGGAGAAGCCCCCAAGGAGCTCCTTCCCCTGGTGGAGCGCTTCCTTCCCGCCTGCTATACTGAATAGCGGTACCTCCAGCCCATGGCCATGGGCTGGTGCCCTTTTTACCTGGAGGGAAGGGATGAAGAAGCCGGTTTACCTCACCCCAGAAGGCTTTAGGCGCCTTCAGGAGGAGCTCTATCACCTGAAGACCACCAAGCGGCAGGAGATTTCCGCTGGCTTTGAACAGGCCTTGGAGGAAGGGGATCTAAGGGAGAACGCCGGTTATGACGAGGCGCGCCGGGCCATGTGGCAGAACGAGGCCCGCATCGCCCAGTTGGAGGACCTCTTGTCCCGGGCGGTGGTGGTGGAGGGGAACGGCTCCTACGACCAGGTGGCCTTGGGCTGCCAGGTGGAGCTGGAAACCGAGTCTGGAGAACGGCTCTCTTTGGCCATTGTGGGCAGCCACGAGGCGGATATCTTTAGCGGCAAGATCTCCGACGAGTCACCCCTGGGCCAGGCGCTTCTGGGCAAAAAGGTGGGGGACGTGGTGGAGATTAGGGGCAAGAAGGGAGCCCAGGTCTACACCATCCTGGAGATCAAACCCCTATAGGCCTGTGGCCACTAAAGTGGCCTTAAGGGGGCCTAGGGCCTCCTCCGCATGGTGTTTCAGGGCGAGGAATAACCTTTCCAATGGGGCTTCTTCCAGGTAGGGAAGGGCTTCGCTGCCTGGGAGGTGCAGGATAGCCCGCAAGGCCTCCACGCCCCTTTCCCCCAGGTAGAGGCCCTGATCCTCGAGGCGCCCCGCCTTCAGGTACAGGCCAGACCCCCGCAGGTTTGGGCCCAGGCCCCCCGCCTTCAGCACCCGCCATCCCGCCCATACCAGGGGCAGGAGGGGCCTGGGATGCTTGGCGATGCCCCTTAGGCCGGAGATGAAGACCGGGTAGATCCTGGGGGCGGCCTCCGGGGAGGCCAGACGGTAGGAGAGTTCCGCGAGAAAAGAGGCCATGAGGAAGCGCTGGGGCTCCTCCAGGCCGTGGAGCCTTCCGAGGAGCTCTGCCTGGGTGAGGGTGGGAAGGCCTTCCCCCTTGGCGTAGAGTTGGAAGCGCACGTGGTGGAACAAGGAGAGCCTGCCCGAGCGCCCCGAAGGGCGCATCCCCTTACGGGCCACGGCCTCGAGGCTTCCCTTGGGGGTGAGAAACCGAAGGAGGAGGTCTCCCTGGGGCAGGGCTCTCCTCCCCACCACGATGCCTTCCTCTAGCCGGTAGCGCTCCACCTTTCCAGTGTATGCTTAGGGCATGGAACGGAGCCTGCGCAACATCCTGGAGTGGGTGGTTTTGGGTCTCTTGGTGGTGGTGGGGGTACTTTTGGCCCTCTGGGTGGGGGGATGGGTTTTCACCTTCTTGGGCCGGGTGCTTCTGGCCCTTTCCGGCCTAATCTGGGAGCTTTTGCGGTTCGCTATCCCCTTGCTGATCCTGGCAGCCATCGGCTACGGGGTGGTTTACCTATTGCAGAAGCGGACTGCCTAGGGTAGCGGCACTAAGGAAAGTCCGGAAACCACCTGGTATACGAGCCCAGCCTCCTTCAAGCGGCTGGGCTTACCCTTGGTGGGCTATACCCTTGACGAAGGAGATGTGGGGGGTGTACGCTTCCCCCCAAGAGGGGGGAGGAAGAATGGACCGTAGGTTTTTGCTGAGGATAGGGGCCTTTCTGGGAGCGGGTTCCCTGCTGGGGGCCCGGGCCAACGAGCGGGTGGCCTACAAGGACTTCAAGAAGGAAACCCCGGTGGCGGTGGTTTACCACCTGGACTTCGGGGACCCCAACCGCTTTGGACAAATGCTGACCAACATCAGCAACCACCTGTCTGTGTACGATAACGATCCCTTTAAGATCAAGATCGTAGTGGTAGCCCATGGAGCTGGGGTGCAGTTTTTCCTGAAGGATCTGGAAGGAACGCCTTGGGCCTCGGCTCAGTACGACCGGGAGGCCCTGTTCAGCCGGGTGAAGCAGCTGGCCCTACTGGGGGTGGAATACTACCTCTGCGAGATCACCTTTAGCCGGAACAATATCCCTAAGGACAAACTTCGTTCGGATGAGTTCCTCAAGTGGGTACCTTCCGGGGTGGGGGCTTTAGGGGAACTCCAGGCCAAGGGGTATGCGTACATCAAGGTAGGCTGAACCCAAAAGGACCCGCAGGGGTGCGTATAATGCCCCCATGCGGGTTCTCTTCATCGGCGACGTGATGGCCGAACCCGGCCTAAGGGCGGTGAGTCTCCACCTGCCTGACATCCGGGACCGGTACGACCTGGTCATTGCCAACGGGGAAAACGCCGCCAAGGGCAAGGGTCTGGACCGCCGTTCCTATCGCATCCTGCGTGAGGCGGGGGTGGACCTGGTTTCCCTGGGAAACCACGCTTGGGACCACAAGGAGGTCTATGACCTTTTGGAGAAGGAACCGGTGGTGCGGGCCCTCAACTACCCTCCGGGTACCCCAGGGCGGGGGTGGTGGCGGCTTAGCGCGGGTGGGGAGAGCCTCCTCTTTGTACAGGTGATGGGCCGGATCTTCATGGACCCCCTGGACGATCCCTTCCGCACCGTGGATGCCCTTTTGGCCCAGGAGAGGGCGGATTACATCCTGGTGGAGGTGCATGCCGAGGCCACCAGCGAGAAGATGGCCCTGGCCCACCACCTGGATGGACGGGTTACGGCGGTGCTGGGTACCCACACCCACGTGCCCACCTTGGATGCCATGCGCCTGCCGAGGGGCACCCTGTACCAGACCGACGTGGGCATGACCGGCACCTACGCCTCCATCATCGGCGGAGAGGTGGAGACCTTCCTGGCCCGCTTCCTTACCGGAAGGCCCCAACCCTTCCGGGCTGCCCAGGGAAGGGCTCGTTTCCACGCCACCGAGCTGGTGATGGAGGGGGGCAAGGGGGTTTCCATAGGCCCTTACGTGTGGGAGGAGCCTTGAAGCCGGCCAGGGAGGATACCTTTGACCTTTTGCGGGCGGAGGTGGACCTTTTGGGGCGCCTTCTTGGGGAGGCTATCCGGGCGGTCTCGGGGGAGCGGTTTTTCGCTTTGGTGGAGGAGGTACGCCTCCTTTCCAAATCCCGGCGGCAAGGGGATGAGGAAGCCCGGGCCACCCTTTTGCAACGGGTGGAGGGGCTTTCCCTGGAGGAGGCCGAGGCCTTGGTGCGGGCCTTCACCCACTACTTCCACCTGGTGAACCTAGCGGAGGAAAGGCACCGGGTGCGGGTGAACCGCCTTAGGGCGCAGGCGGAGACCCAGGAGAACCCGAGGCCTGAGGGTTTCCTGGCCTTGGCCAAGGCCTTAAGGGAGAGGGGGCTTTCCCTGGAGGAAGCGGAGGCACATCTGAACCGCCTGGAGCTATGGCTCACCTTTACTGCTCACCCCACGGAGACCCGCAGGCGCACCCTGCGGCATCATCTGGAAAGGTTGCAGGAGGAGTTGGAAACGGGGGATCTGGGCCGCCTGGCCGCCAGGGTCGCCCTTCTTTATGCCACCGAGGAGGTGCGCAAGGCCCGGCCCACGGTGGAGGACGAGATCAAGGGAGGGCTTTACTACCTGCCCACCACCCTTTGGCAGGCGGTGCCCCGGGTGGTGGAGGGCCTCGAGGCGGCCCTGGAGAAACTCTACGGCAAGCGGCCCCGCCTGAAAAGCCCGGTGCGCTTCAGGAGCTGGATCGGGGGAGACCGGGATGGCAATCCCTTCGTG is drawn from Thermus neutrinimicus and contains these coding sequences:
- a CDS encoding TIGR00282 family metallophosphoesterase produces the protein MRVLFIGDVMAEPGLRAVSLHLPDIRDRYDLVIANGENAAKGKGLDRRSYRILREAGVDLVSLGNHAWDHKEVYDLLEKEPVVRALNYPPGTPGRGWWRLSAGGESLLFVQVMGRIFMDPLDDPFRTVDALLAQERADYILVEVHAEATSEKMALAHHLDGRVTAVLGTHTHVPTLDAMRLPRGTLYQTDVGMTGTYASIIGGEVETFLARFLTGRPQPFRAAQGRARFHATELVMEGGKGVSIGPYVWEEP
- a CDS encoding DsrE family protein, with the translated sequence MDRRFLLRIGAFLGAGSLLGARANERVAYKDFKKETPVAVVYHLDFGDPNRFGQMLTNISNHLSVYDNDPFKIKIVVVAHGAGVQFFLKDLEGTPWASAQYDREALFSRVKQLALLGVEYYLCEITFSRNNIPKDKLRSDEFLKWVPSGVGALGELQAKGYAYIKVG
- the greA gene encoding transcription elongation factor GreA, translating into MKKPVYLTPEGFRRLQEELYHLKTTKRQEISAGFEQALEEGDLRENAGYDEARRAMWQNEARIAQLEDLLSRAVVVEGNGSYDQVALGCQVELETESGERLSLAIVGSHEADIFSGKISDESPLGQALLGKKVGDVVEIRGKKGAQVYTILEIKPL
- the recO gene encoding DNA repair protein RecO codes for the protein MERYRLEEGIVVGRRALPQGDLLLRFLTPKGSLEAVARKGMRPSGRSGRLSLFHHVRFQLYAKGEGLPTLTQAELLGRLHGLEEPQRFLMASFLAELSYRLASPEAAPRIYPVFISGLRGIAKHPRPLLPLVWAGWRVLKAGGLGPNLRGSGLYLKAGRLEDQGLYLGERGVEALRAILHLPGSEALPYLEEAPLERLFLALKHHAEEALGPLKATLVATGL